One genomic region from Leifsonia sp. Root1293 encodes:
- the acnA gene encoding aconitate hydratase AcnA codes for MSAVNSFGAKDTLRVGETDYEVFRIDTVDGYEKLPFSLKVLLENLLRTEDGANITDAHIRALGSWVPTAEPDTEIQFTPARVVMQDFTGVPCIVDLATMREAVEALGGDPKKINPLAPAEMVIDHSVIADLFGTENALERNVEIEYERNGERYQFLRWGQTAFDDFKVVPPGTGIVHQVNIEHLAKVIYDRPVNGVLRAYPDTCVGTDSHTTMVNGLGVLGWGVGGIEAEAAMLGQPVSMLIPKVVGFKLSGVIPTGVTATDVVLTITDMLRKHGVVGKFVEFYGEGVASVPLANRATIGNMSPEFGSTAAMFPIDDVTLDYLRLTGRSEQQVALVEAYAKLQTLWHDAEKEPVFSEYLELDLSTVVPSIAGPKRPQDRIILAEAKSHFESDLTDYAEVDHDLVDLEGSESFPASDPPGNTPEDEHSTHAHHHHSHAPKSISKPTAVELPDGQKFTLDHGAVTIAAITSCTNTSNPSVMLAAGLLARNAVRKGLKAKPWVKTTLAPGSKVVTDYYEKAGLTQDLEDLGFYTVGYGCTTCIGNSGPLIEEVSAAINENDLAVTAVLSGNRNFEGRINPDVKMNYLASPPLVIAYSLAGSMNFDFEVDALGQDGDGNDVFLKDIWPDAAEVQSTIDTSINKEMFTHQYASVFEGDDRWRNLPTPTGATFEWDAESTYVRKPPYFDGMTMETTPVTDIVGARVLAKLGDSVTTDHISPAGNIKADSPAGHYLDEHGVERKDYNSYGSRRGNHEVMIRGTFANIRLKNQLLDGVEGGYTRDFTQPDAPQSFIYDASQNYQAAGTPLVIFGGKEYGSGSSRDWAAKGTSLLGVKAVITESFERIHRSNLIGMGVVPLQFPAGESWASLGLDGTEIVSISGIEELNNGTTPKTVHVTAAPSEHSPAGKETVEFDAVVRIDTPGEADYYRNGGILQYVLRSLVA; via the coding sequence GTGTCTGCAGTAAACAGTTTCGGGGCGAAGGACACCCTCCGGGTCGGTGAGACGGACTACGAGGTCTTCCGCATCGACACCGTCGACGGCTACGAGAAGCTCCCGTTCAGCCTCAAGGTGCTCTTGGAGAACCTGCTGCGCACCGAGGACGGTGCGAACATCACGGATGCGCACATCCGTGCCCTCGGCTCCTGGGTGCCCACGGCGGAGCCCGACACCGAGATCCAGTTCACGCCCGCGCGCGTCGTGATGCAGGACTTCACCGGCGTTCCGTGCATCGTCGACCTCGCCACCATGCGCGAGGCTGTCGAGGCCCTCGGCGGAGACCCCAAGAAGATCAACCCGCTCGCTCCGGCCGAGATGGTGATCGACCACTCGGTCATCGCCGACCTGTTCGGAACCGAGAACGCCCTCGAGCGCAACGTCGAGATCGAGTACGAGCGCAACGGGGAGCGCTACCAGTTCCTCCGCTGGGGCCAGACCGCCTTCGACGACTTCAAGGTCGTTCCGCCCGGAACCGGCATCGTGCACCAGGTGAACATCGAGCACCTCGCCAAGGTCATCTACGACCGCCCGGTCAACGGCGTGCTGCGCGCATACCCCGACACCTGCGTCGGCACCGACTCGCACACCACCATGGTCAACGGCCTCGGTGTGCTGGGCTGGGGCGTCGGCGGCATCGAGGCCGAGGCGGCCATGCTCGGCCAGCCCGTCTCCATGCTCATCCCCAAGGTCGTCGGCTTCAAGCTCTCCGGTGTCATCCCGACCGGTGTCACGGCGACGGATGTCGTGCTCACGATCACCGACATGCTCCGCAAGCACGGCGTGGTCGGCAAGTTCGTCGAGTTCTACGGCGAGGGCGTCGCCTCCGTGCCGCTCGCCAACCGCGCCACCATCGGCAACATGAGCCCCGAGTTCGGCTCGACCGCCGCCATGTTCCCGATCGACGACGTCACCCTCGACTACCTGCGCCTGACCGGCCGCAGCGAGCAGCAGGTCGCGCTCGTCGAGGCCTACGCAAAGCTGCAGACCCTCTGGCACGACGCCGAGAAGGAGCCCGTCTTCAGCGAGTACCTCGAGCTCGACCTATCCACGGTCGTTCCGTCGATCGCCGGACCGAAGCGCCCGCAGGACCGCATCATCCTGGCCGAGGCCAAGAGCCACTTCGAGAGCGACCTCACCGACTACGCCGAGGTCGACCACGACCTCGTCGACCTCGAGGGCTCCGAGTCGTTCCCGGCCTCCGACCCGCCCGGCAACACGCCGGAGGACGAGCACTCGACCCACGCTCACCACCACCACAGCCACGCTCCGAAGTCGATCTCGAAGCCGACAGCGGTCGAACTGCCCGATGGCCAGAAGTTCACGCTCGACCACGGCGCCGTCACCATCGCGGCGATCACGTCGTGCACGAACACCTCGAACCCGTCCGTCATGCTCGCAGCGGGGCTCCTCGCCCGCAACGCCGTGCGCAAGGGCCTCAAGGCCAAGCCGTGGGTCAAGACCACGCTGGCTCCGGGGTCGAAGGTCGTCACCGACTACTACGAGAAGGCCGGCCTCACCCAGGACCTCGAGGACCTCGGCTTCTACACGGTCGGCTACGGATGCACCACGTGCATCGGCAACTCCGGCCCCCTCATCGAGGAGGTCTCGGCCGCGATCAACGAGAACGACCTGGCCGTCACGGCCGTGCTCTCGGGAAACCGCAACTTCGAGGGGCGCATCAACCCCGACGTGAAGATGAACTACCTCGCGAGCCCGCCGCTCGTCATCGCGTACTCGCTCGCCGGTTCGATGAACTTCGACTTCGAGGTCGACGCGCTCGGTCAGGACGGCGACGGCAACGACGTCTTCCTCAAGGACATCTGGCCCGACGCCGCCGAGGTCCAGTCCACGATCGACACCTCGATCAACAAGGAGATGTTCACGCACCAGTACGCGAGCGTCTTCGAGGGTGACGACCGCTGGCGCAACCTGCCGACGCCGACAGGCGCCACCTTCGAGTGGGACGCGGAGTCGACGTACGTGCGGAAGCCCCCGTACTTCGACGGCATGACCATGGAGACCACGCCGGTCACCGACATCGTCGGCGCCCGTGTGCTCGCCAAGCTCGGCGACTCCGTCACGACCGACCACATCAGCCCCGCCGGAAACATCAAGGCGGACAGCCCGGCCGGCCACTACCTCGACGAGCACGGTGTCGAGCGCAAGGACTACAACTCTTACGGCTCGCGTCGCGGCAACCACGAGGTCATGATCCGCGGAACGTTCGCGAACATCCGCCTGAAGAACCAGCTGCTCGACGGTGTGGAGGGCGGCTACACCCGCGACTTCACCCAGCCCGACGCCCCGCAGTCCTTCATCTACGATGCCAGCCAGAACTACCAGGCCGCAGGCACTCCGCTCGTCATCTTCGGCGGCAAGGAGTACGGCTCCGGCTCGTCTCGCGACTGGGCGGCCAAGGGCACGAGCCTCCTCGGCGTCAAGGCCGTCATCACCGAGAGCTTCGAGCGCATCCACCGCTCCAACCTCATCGGCATGGGCGTCGTGCCGCTGCAGTTCCCGGCCGGCGAGAGCTGGGCATCGCTCGGCCTCGACGGCACCGAGATCGTCTCGATCTCGGGCATCGAGGAGCTGAACAACGGAACCACTCCGAAGACCGTGCACGTCACGGCCGCGCCGAGCGAGCACTCGCCGGCAGGCAAGGAGACGGTCGAGTTCGACGCTGTCGTGCGTATCGACACTCCGGGTGAAGCGGACTACTACCGCAACGGAGGCATCCTGCAGTACGTGCTGCGCTCACTCGTCGCGTAG
- a CDS encoding LysR family transcriptional regulator, with amino-acid sequence MDITMLRHYVALATELDLGRAASVLGVSHSTLSGSLNQLEAVAGAVLIRRGDGPMTLTDAGELFLATANDEIAAFDAANAPPAPKTGGKAKASKGVGRAPKVKGEPLPYKKRQSR; translated from the coding sequence GTGGACATCACCATGCTCCGTCACTACGTCGCCCTGGCGACCGAGCTCGACCTCGGGCGTGCTGCATCCGTTCTCGGCGTCTCGCACTCGACCCTCAGCGGTTCGCTCAATCAGCTCGAGGCCGTCGCCGGTGCCGTGCTGATCCGCCGGGGCGACGGACCGATGACGCTGACGGATGCCGGCGAGCTCTTCCTGGCGACGGCGAACGACGAGATCGCCGCGTTCGATGCGGCCAACGCTCCGCCGGCGCCGAAGACCGGAGGCAAGGCCAAGGCGTCCAAGGGCGTCGGACGAGCGCCGAAGGTGAAGGGCGAGCCGTTGCCATACAAGAAGCGCCAGTCGCGCTGA